Genomic window (Drosophila albomicans strain 15112-1751.03 chromosome X, ASM965048v2, whole genome shotgun sequence):
aatacttatttttaagtttttcaacTTTTCTTCATGACATCcaagaaatatttgtttcaCTAATGCATCTCCTTCACTATCTTATTTAATCTCTTATTTAAAACTCTGATTATATTTGCATAACAAGTTTTGagtaagaaatttatatagaataaatatattttttagctaAATAAATGGCATAAAGATTTGACctttatctttatttataCTTTCAATACAACTTCTCTTTCATATTccatcttttatttaaaactctGATTATATTGCACTAATTTATTGAGTAGACAATTTATATAGAATTAATTtctcctttattttttttttgtcagtttTTTATGTGGCAATGaatttgataaaatataaatttaatctttgtctttttttatactttcaaacatacatattgtTTTTATCAATACAACCTCTCTTTCATATTCTTTCTGATTATATTGCACTAATTTATTGAGTAAGCTTGGAATATGGAATTAATTTctccttttttatttgtcagtttttgatatttcaatgaattcttaaaatatagaTTAATCCTTAACTTTTCTTATACTTTCAAATATTCAGATTGTTTTTATCAATGCAATTTCTTCtctatcatatttattatttttatagaattaattccacttttatcttttttatgtccttttttttaagttgCAATTAATACACAACATATAGATATAATCGTTATCTTTACTTATGATTTCAAAAATACAACTTATTCATTTAACTTTTCTTCGTTCTTGAAATGTACTTCTTAAAGATGCAGTTTCTTGTATTATCTTTTCTTATAAGAAGTGTTATCAGCTTCCACTTCATGCCTTATTATTATCTCTCTTTTTATCTAGTCTTATagtaaattcatttcattttcgacCATCGCACATATTTCTATGTTTGTATAGAATTGAATTTCGAATGTAGTTTGCTTTTTCCAATCTCTTTTCTTATCCGAAGTGTGGCCTTTAATCGAGCTGGCATTTCGATTGACCCTCGGTCTGAGGTTAGAGTATTGCTTCAAATCATTGTGGattctctgtgtctgtgtgtctgtgtgtgtgaagcaaATTGAGAAAACTCAACAGTCAGCGGCGTCGAAGCCAGgaaaaggcaacaaaacacCAAAGGaaaactcaaacacacacacaaacacacacacacacacatacagacgtAGGCAGCTGAATTTTCCGTCTTTTCTACGCTCAGAGagcgttgctgctgcctacagctgctgctgacgttgactgcgactgcgacggcgacagcgacgtcgaaGTCGACTTAGCCACCCTTGTTGTCAATGCCAACGTGAGTTTTCCTCGCATTTTCCGTtgattttgggtttttttcttttttcctttgCTGTTCTTCTCCATTCGCTTCGTGACAaaacatgaaatgaaaattcgCTTTTCACGCGTTCGCTTGCTTCTCTCACCCTCACCCTCATCCTCTCATCCACAACACTGcccttcttcatcttcttcttcctctctctctctctgtctctctgttcGTCGTGTAAATTGCTGCGTCGCGACGTCAATGTCAACTGCGCAGTcagcgtcgccgtcgccgtcgccgtcgttgtGGGCAAATGCCGCAAACCATTCACATGGAAAATATTCGGTTATCCGTTTGGAACGTTTCTTCTTCAATGGAGGAGCCAGCACACAGGTCGACACAGTGTCCACTGTCAGTATGCGCACTTCACTTTTCAATCCAGTTactttaaatatcaattaGCCAGTTATAAAATACCAAtgcactttttaaatatttaaatgaaaatgaaatgataattggaaaatttcaatcaattatagtaataataatttgctttctattaagttaatttaattataagctacttaaatataaatggaaTACATTTATAGCTTAATTACAAACATATTActatctatttttatttatatacagctacaatattaaattaatttacaatta
Coding sequences:
- the LOC127565595 gene encoding uncharacterized protein LOC127565595, translating into MLGCGRERDSRQLRVVRKAAASLPASTPAATADNQRKKERRVREKCSKSDREREGESGEVTGLKSEVRILTVDTVSTCVLAPPLKKKRSKRITEYFPCEWFAAFAHNDGDGDGDADCAVDIDVATQQFTRRTERQREREEEEDEEGQCCG